In the genome of Streptomyces lydicus, the window TTCGGGCGGCGGAGGTCACAGCACCGATAGGTGTCCTTGTCAGTGTGGGGCCGGCCCCACATGCGCGGGAGCCACACCTCCGGTGGGCCGCGGGTGAGGTAGGGCGCCGGGTCAGGGACGGGCAGGCCTCCTCCACTGCAGGAGGGACGCACGTCAGCCGGGTACCCCCATGCGCTGTGTGCCGACGACGGACAGCAGCCGTAGGGCCTCTTCCGAGGGGGTGCCGGGGGGTGCGGTGTAGATGAGGAGTTGTTGGTCGCGGTCGGCGATGTCGAGGACGTCGCAGTTGACGCTGACGGGGCCGACGAGGGGGTGTGCGAAGGTCTTGCAGGGGGTGGGGCGGGCGGTGATGTCATGGGCTGCCCAGATGTGGGCGAACTCGGCGCTGCCGTCCAGGAGTTCCTGGACCAGGACGGTCACCTCCGGGTCGGTGGGGTAGCGCGCCGCGGCGGCGCGCAGGTGCTGGGCCGAGGTCCGGGTGAAGGCGTCCGCGTCCGAGACGCCGTACAGGCGCCGGCCGTGCCGGTACGGGCCGAGGAAGGCGCGGCGGAGGAGATTCCGGTCCCGGCGCGACAGGGCGGAGAAGTCCTCCATCAGGGCGGCGGCCAGGTCGTTCCAGGCGATGACCTCGTACGTCGCCGAGATCACGATCGCCGCGGCGCCCGGCAGCCGGTGCAGCAGGTCGATGATGCTCTGCCGCACCTCACGCGAAGGTCCCGGCGGAGGCAGGGGCGGGGCGCCGGCGAGGTGGTGGAGGTGGCCGCGCTCGGGGTCCGACAGGCGTAGCGCGCGGGCAAGTTGGGTCAGCACCTCGCTGGAGGGGTGGAGGGCGCGGGCCTGCTCCAGCCGCGTGTAGTACTCGGTCGAGATGAAGGCCAGCTGTGCCACCTCCTCGCGCCGCAGTCCCGGGGTACGGCGGCGCGGCCCGGCGGGCAGCCCCACGTCCGCGGGGGTGGTGCGTTCGCGCCTGCTGCGCAGGAAGTCACCCAGCTCTCGTCGTACTCGTTGATTCACCTGCCCAGTGTGCGGGGTGCCGAGGTGCCCAGCCAGGTACTCCTGGGGCCTGGATGAGCGGGGTGGCCGGACACAGGCTCGTCGGTATGGACAACACACCGATCACGCCGATCACACCGATCACGTCCGTCGTGCCGAGCACGTCGAGCACGTCGAGCACGTCGAGCACGTCGAGCACACCGGGCACACCGGGCGCACCGAGCACGTCACGCACGCCGATCACCTCAAGCACCACCTCGGGTCTGCTCGCCGGCAAGGTCGCCTTCATCACCGGTGCCGGTCGCGGCATCGGTGCGGCTGCGGCGCGGCTGTTCGCCCGGGAGGGGGCCAGGGTGCTCCTCGCGGCCCGCACGGAGGACCAGCTCAAGACGGTGACCGAGGAGATCAGGGCGGCCGGCGGCACCGCGGACCATGTGGTGTGCGATCTGGCCGACGGGGCGAGCATCCGTGCCGCCGTCGACCGGGCCGTGGAGCTGTACGGCCGGCTCGACGTGGCCTTCAACAACGGTGCGACGGGGCAGCCGCCCGGCCCGATGGACCAGTTGCCGGAGGCCGATTTCGACCGCGTCTGCGCCGTCAACCTCAAGGGCTCGTGGCTGGCCA includes:
- a CDS encoding helix-turn-helix transcriptional regulator, which translates into the protein MNQRVRRELGDFLRSRRERTTPADVGLPAGPRRRTPGLRREEVAQLAFISTEYYTRLEQARALHPSSEVLTQLARALRLSDPERGHLHHLAGAPPLPPPGPSREVRQSIIDLLHRLPGAAAIVISATYEVIAWNDLAAALMEDFSALSRRDRNLLRRAFLGPYRHGRRLYGVSDADAFTRTSAQHLRAAAARYPTDPEVTVLVQELLDGSAEFAHIWAAHDITARPTPCKTFAHPLVGPVSVNCDVLDIADRDQQLLIYTAPPGTPSEEALRLLSVVGTQRMGVPG
- a CDS encoding SDR family NAD(P)-dependent oxidoreductase, translated to MDNTPITPITPITSVVPSTSSTSSTSSTSSTPGTPGAPSTSRTPITSSTTSGLLAGKVAFITGAGRGIGAAAARLFAREGARVLLAARTEDQLKTVTEEIRAAGGTADHVVCDLADGASIRAAVDRAVELYGRLDVAFNNGATGQPPGPMDQLPEADFDRVCAVNLKGSWLAMNAEIAAIRATAKRGAIVNTSSVGSLMGNPELPAYGATKGALNSLTASAAVTYGPEGIRVNAVAPGTTLTEMLEDWEEESPGTIAQLNALTPLGRVADPDEIAQAAAWLLSDRASYVTGTVLRVDGGMRA